A region from the Microtus ochrogaster isolate Prairie Vole_2 unplaced genomic scaffold, MicOch1.0 UNK43, whole genome shotgun sequence genome encodes:
- the Ephb3 gene encoding ephrin type-B receptor 3 gives MARARPPPGLLPLLARLLLPLLLSAGCWALEETLMDTKWVTSELAWTSHPESGWEEVSGYDEAMNPIRTYQVCNVRESSQNNWLRTGFIWRREVQRVYVELKFTVRDCNSIPNIPGSCKETFNLFYYEADSDVASASSPFWMENPYVKVDTIAPDESFSRLDAGRVNTKVRSFGPLSKAGFYLAFQDQGACMSLISVRAFYKKCASTTAGFALFPETLTGAEPTSLVIAPGTCVANAVEVSVPLKLYCNGDGEWMVPVGACTCATGHEPAAKESQCRACPPGSYKAKQGEGPCLPCPPNSRTTAPAASICTCHNNFYRADSDSADSACTTVPSPPRGVISNVNETSLILEWSEPRDLGGRDDLLYNVICKKCHGSLGAGGPATCSRCEDNVEFVPRQLGLTERRVHISHLLAHTRYTFEVQAVNGVSGKSPLPPRYAAVNITTNQAAPSEVPTLHLHSRSGSSLTLSWAPPERPNGVILDYEMKYFEKSKGIASTVTSQKNSVQLDGLQPDARYVVQVRARTVAGYGQYSRPAEFETTSERGSGAQQLQEQLPLIVGSTVAGFVFMVVVVVIALVCLRKQRHGPDAEYTEKLQQYIAPGMKVYIDPFTYEDPNEAVREFAKEIDVSCVKIEEVIGAGEFGEVCRGRLKLPGRREVFVAIKTLKVGYTERQRRDFLSEASIMGQFDHPNIIRLEGVVTKSRPVMILTEFMENCALDSFLRLNDGQFTVIQLVGMLRGIAAGMKYLSEMNYVHRDLAARNILVNSNLVCKVSDFGLSRFLEDDPSDPTYTSSLGGKIPIRWTAPEAIAYRKFTSASDVWSYGIVMWEVMSYGERPYWDMSNQDVINAVEQDYRLPPPMDCPTALHQLMLDCWVRDRNLRPKFSQIVNTLDKLIRNAASLKVIASAPSGMSQPLLDRTVPDYTTFTTVGDWLDAIKMGRYKESFVSAGFASFDLVAQMTAEDLLRIGVTLAGHQKKILSSIQDMRLQMNQTLPVQV, from the exons TGGGAAGAAGTAAGTGGATACGATGAAGCCATGAACCCTATCCGAACGTATCAGGTGTGTAACGTCCGTGAGTCCAGTCAGAACAACTGGCTTCGCACGGGTTTTATCTGGCGGCGGGAAGTGCAGCGCGTCTACGTGGAGCTCAAGTTCACCGTGCGAGACTGCAACAGCATCCCCAACATCCCCGGCTCCTGCAAGGAAACCTTCAACCTTTTCTACTATGAGGCTGACAGCGACGTGGCTTCGGCCTCCTCTCCCTTCTGGATGGAGAACCCCTACGTGAAAGTGGACACCATCGCACCGGATGAGAGCTTCTCCCGGCTCGATGCCGGGCGCGTCAACACCAAGGTGCGCAGCTTCGGGCCCCTCTCCAAGGCCGGCTTCTACTTGGCCTTCCAGGACCAAGGTGCCTGCATGTCACTCATCTCTGTGCGTGCCTTCTACAAGAAGTGTGCATCCACCACCGCCGGCTTTGCGCTCTTCCCCGAGACCCTCACGGGCGCGGAGCCCACCTCACTGGTCATTGCCCCCGGCACCTGCGTCGCTAACGCTGTGGAGGTGTCAGTGCCTCTCAAGCTCTACTGCAATGGCGACGGGGAGTGGATGGTGCCCGTTGGCGCCTGCACCTGCGCTACTGGCCATGAGCCAGCTGCCAAGGAGTCCCAGTGCCGGG CCTGTCCCCCTGGGAGTTACAAGGCAAAGCAAGGAGAGGGACCCTGCCTCCCCTGTCCCCCGAATAGCCGAACCACCGCGCCAGCTGCCAGCATCTGCACCTGCCACAATAACTTCTACCGTGCGGACTCGGACTCTGCCGACAGCGCCTGCACCA CTGTGCCATCTCCACCCCGGGGTGTGATCTCCAATGTGAACGAGACCTCACTGATCCTTGAATGGAGCGAACCCCGGGACCTTGGTGGACGGGATGACCTCCTTTATAACGTCATCTGCAAGAAGTGCCACGGAAGCTTGGGGGCTGGGGGGCCCGCAACCTGCTCACGTTGCGAGGACAACGTGGAGTTTGTGCCTCGGCAGCTGGGCCTGACGGAGCGCCGGGTCCACATTAGCCACCTGCTGGCCCACACACGCTACACTTTTGAGGTGCAGGCAGTCAACGGTGTCTCAGGCAAAAGCCCTCTGCCACCCCGCTATGCAGCTGTGAATATCACCACCAACCAGGCCG CCCCATCCGAAGTACCCACACTCCACTTGCATAGCCGCTCGGGGAGCAGCCTGACCCTGTCCTGGGCACCCCCAGAGCGGCCTAACGGGGTCATCTTGGACTATGAAATGAAGTACTTTGAGAAG AGCAAAGGCATCGCCTCCACCGTGACCAGCCAGAAGAACTCCGTACAGCTAGATGGGCTGCAGCCTGATGCCCGCTACGTGGTTCAGGTCCGGGCTCGCACAGTGGCGGGTTATGGACAGTATAGCCGCCCGGCTGAGTTTGAGACCACGAGTGAAAGAG GCTCAGGTGCCCAGCAGCTTCAGGAGCAACTCCCCCTTATTGTGGGCTCCACCGTAGCCGGGTTTGTCTTCATGGTGGTTGTCGTGGTCATCGCTCTCGTCTGCCTCAG GAAGCAGCGCCATGGCCCTGACGCAGAGTACACGGAGAAGCTGCAGCAGTACA TTGCTCCTGGGATGAAAGTTTACATTGACCCCTTCACCTACGAGGATCCCAATGAGGCTGTCCGAGAGTTCGCCAAGGAGATCGATGTGTCCTGTGTCAAGATCGAGGAGGTGATCGGAGCTG GGGAGTTTGGGGAAGTGTGCCGGGGCCGGCTGAAACTTCCTGGCCGCAGGGAGGTGTTCGTGGCCATCAAGACCCTGAAGGTGGGCTACAccgagaggcagaggcgggactTCCTGAGCGAAGCCTCCATCATGGGTCAGTTTGACCATCCCAATATAATCCGCCTAGAGGGTGTGGTCACCAAAAGTCGTCCAGTTATGATCCTCACTGAGTTCATGGAGAACTGTGCCCTGGACTCCTTCCTTCGG CTCAATGATGGGCAGTTCACAGTCATTCAGCTGGTGGGCATGTTGCGGGGCATTGCTGCCGGCATGAAGTACTTGTCCGAAATGAACTACGTGCACCGTGACCTTGCTGCCCGCAACATCCTCGTCAACAGCAACTTGGTCTGCAAAGTGTCTGACTTTGGCCTCTCCCGCTTCCTGGAGGATGACCCCTCAGATCCAACCTACACCAGCTCCCTG GGAGGGAAGATCCCTATCCGCTGGACTGCCCCAGAGGCCATAGCCTACCGGAAGTTCACCTCTGCCAGTGATGTCTGGAGCTACGGAATTGTCATGTGGGAGGTCATGAGCTATGGAGAGCGACCCTACTGGGACATGAGTAACCAGGAT GTCATCAACGCTGTAGAGCAGGACTATCGGTTGCCACCCCCCATGGATTGCCCCACTGCCCTGCACCAGCTCATGCTGGACTGTTGGGTGCGGGACCGTAACCTCAGGCCCAAGTTCTCCCAGATCGTCAACACTTTAGACAAGCTTATCCGCAATGCTGCCAGCCTCAAGGTCATCGCCAGTGCCCCATCTGG CATGTCCCAGCCCCTCCTGGACCGCACAGTCCCGGACTATACTACCTTCACGACAGTGGGCGACTGGCTGGACGCCATCAAGATGGGGAGGTATAAGGAGAGCTTTGTCAGTGCTGGGTTCGCATCCTTTGACCTGGTGGCCCAGATGACTGCAGA AGACCTGCTGAGGATTGGGGTCACTTTGGCGGGCCACCAGAAGAAGATCCTTAGCAGCATCCAGGACATGCGGCTGCAGATGAACCAGACCCTGCCTGTGCAGGTCTGA